One segment of Thermoanaerobacter kivui DNA contains the following:
- a CDS encoding heme NO-binding domain-containing protein, producing MKGTVVGTWIKSLKNLYGEDLVDNVLESLGWDINHVITPLEDKNQRCI from the coding sequence ATGAAGGGGACAGTTGTAGGAACGTGGATTAAAAGCTTAAAAAATTTATATGGTGAAGATTTAGTTGATAATGTACTAGAAAGTCTTGGTTGGGATATTAATCATGTTATTACCCCTTTAGAAGATAAAAATCAAAGATGTATTTGA
- a CDS encoding heme NO-binding domain-containing protein → MSKKVGVPVNEIWRKVGRQNINNFSEWFPSYFTGRKLVNFLSMMDEVHLQLTKMTKGANPPRLLVRPVSVDTIEMEYISKRKLYDYFLGLIEGSSKFFKEDITVKEISREEKDGNAHLKVHIKFSKPVFVYKKNLLSKIFGLGIMKSVSLKTSFVSFLASFLVLGVVSSWNIVDATTGAIIIGFITYATSYIINSPIKSFQDFIKILKSRNFEDEFKIKSGDIYETISKELNELKDNIKKDMLFLKGGTDDMYNFTQKFNQIAKNMEKVSDDISGVVHDVATSTVSQAEEIEKAVGILDENIKKINEIAEIEKKVTKN, encoded by the coding sequence GTGAGTAAAAAGGTTGGTGTTCCTGTTAATGAGATTTGGAGAAAAGTGGGGAGGCAAAATATTAATAATTTTAGTGAATGGTTTCCTTCATATTTTACAGGGAGAAAACTTGTGAACTTTTTGTCAATGATGGATGAAGTGCATTTGCAACTTACAAAAATGACAAAAGGTGCTAATCCACCGAGGCTTTTAGTAAGACCTGTTTCTGTTGATACTATAGAGATGGAGTACATATCAAAAAGAAAACTTTATGATTATTTTTTAGGTCTTATTGAAGGCAGCTCTAAATTTTTTAAAGAAGATATAACTGTAAAAGAGATTTCGCGAGAAGAAAAAGACGGCAATGCACACTTAAAAGTACATATTAAGTTTAGTAAGCCTGTATTTGTTTATAAGAAAAATCTTTTAAGTAAGATTTTTGGTTTAGGGATTATGAAAAGTGTATCTTTAAAAACAAGCTTTGTAAGCTTTTTAGCAAGTTTTTTGGTTTTAGGGGTTGTATCTTCTTGGAATATAGTAGATGCAACAACTGGTGCAATAATAATTGGTTTTATAACGTATGCCACATCATATATTATTAATTCGCCAATAAAAAGCTTTCAGGACTTTATAAAAATATTAAAGAGTAGAAATTTTGAAGATGAGTTTAAAATAAAAAGTGGAGATATTTATGAGACAATATCTAAAGAGTTAAATGAGCTAAAGGACAATATAAAAAAGGATATGCTCTTCTTAAAAGGCGGAACTGACGATATGTATAATTTCACACAGAAGTTTAATCAGATTGCCAAAAACATGGAAAAAGTTTCAGATGATATATCGGGAGTTGTCCATGATGTTGCAACATCTACGGTAAGCCAGGCAGAAGAGATAGAAAAAGCTGTTGGTATATTAGATGAAAATATTAAGAAAATTAATGAAATAGCAGAGATAGAGAAAAAAGTAACGAAAAATTAG
- a CDS encoding DUF7309 domain-containing protein: MKEKATLEEWKELYEVAVKIKELNPWKYFWDVDIITLILPENEEPVYCSVMGRGGEFYGIGFYFGFDALDNFYKIIETTDMPPQQIQRFQEDNVIICYFGDREELFKEELQIVKDLGLKFRGRNNWIYFRSFKKGYAPYILNKEEVLKQTAIMRHLLQALKNYIEENIVVNFEEGETLVHKYDEQKNQWVTLAAPLLLPQRKYLIPILKDELLLSRMAKQPTTSAEIEVDIAYLNTIIRDKEYDRPIAGRICILADSKSGMIIDQHILSPEDNEVQYVFDMVIPYILNMGKPKKIFVRDEYLFHLLVDLCERTKIGLYIKSRLNAIDYFIEEFVNFR, translated from the coding sequence ATGAAAGAAAAAGCGACATTAGAAGAGTGGAAAGAATTGTATGAGGTAGCTGTTAAAATAAAGGAATTAAATCCTTGGAAATATTTTTGGGATGTAGATATAATAACATTAATTTTGCCAGAAAATGAAGAACCAGTATATTGTAGTGTAATGGGAAGAGGAGGAGAATTTTACGGTATAGGTTTTTATTTTGGGTTTGATGCTTTGGATAATTTTTACAAAATTATTGAGACTACTGATATGCCACCACAGCAAATTCAGCGATTTCAAGAAGATAATGTAATTATATGCTATTTTGGGGATAGAGAAGAGTTGTTTAAAGAAGAATTGCAAATTGTAAAAGACCTGGGATTGAAGTTTAGAGGTAGGAATAACTGGATCTATTTTAGATCTTTCAAGAAAGGATATGCTCCTTATATTTTGAATAAAGAAGAAGTATTAAAACAGACAGCAATAATGAGACATTTATTACAAGCACTAAAAAATTACATTGAAGAAAATATTGTAGTTAACTTCGAAGAGGGAGAAACTCTAGTTCATAAATACGATGAGCAAAAAAATCAATGGGTTACTTTAGCAGCTCCCCTTTTGTTACCCCAAAGAAAATATTTAATCCCTATATTAAAAGATGAGCTTCTTTTATCAAGAATGGCAAAGCAACCAACTACTTCTGCCGAAATAGAAGTTGATATAGCGTACTTGAATACCATAATTAGAGATAAAGAATATGATAGACCAATTGCAGGGAGAATTTGTATTCTTGCTGATTCTAAATCAGGGATGATAATAGATCAACATATTCTTTCTCCAGAAGATAATGAAGTACAATATGTTTTTGATATGGTAATTCCATATATTTTAAATATGGGTAAACCAAAGAAAATATTTGTAAGAGATGAATATTTATTTCATTTATTAGTCGATTTGTGTGAAAGGACTAAAATTGGTTTGTATATAAAGAGCCGATTAAATGCGATTGATTATTTCATAGAAGAATTTGTAAACTTTAGATAG
- the htpX gene encoding zinc metalloprotease HtpX codes for MSRKTLYELQAENVRKTYLFIVTFSLILFAIGYFFVWYFNWGLTGIVLLAIFIVLYNWIAYEQSDKIALASVGAIPAHPEEYYVLHNIVEEVALAAGIPKPNVYIMEESQPNAFATGKDPKHASVCVTTGLLQMMNREELQGVIAHEISHIRNRDILLMTVVAVVAGLIILLRDVMLRSMWWGMGESRRRDKNDNGAIILLIIGLIFSIIAPLIVLIIRSAISRQREYLADATGAYIVRDPYGLASALEKIGSYTRPMRVTSDATAHLFISNPFGRAEKLFATHPPIEERIKRLKSLTM; via the coding sequence ATGTCTAGAAAAACTCTATATGAACTTCAAGCAGAAAATGTAAGGAAAACTTATCTATTTATAGTCACATTTTCTCTTATACTTTTTGCTATAGGTTATTTTTTTGTATGGTATTTCAACTGGGGACTTACAGGAATAGTTCTTTTAGCAATTTTTATTGTGCTGTATAATTGGATAGCGTATGAACAGTCGGATAAAATAGCTCTTGCGTCGGTGGGAGCCATCCCGGCACATCCGGAAGAATATTATGTTCTTCATAATATTGTGGAAGAAGTTGCTCTCGCAGCAGGTATACCAAAGCCCAATGTTTATATAATGGAAGAATCCCAACCTAATGCTTTTGCTACGGGCAAAGACCCAAAGCATGCTTCTGTTTGTGTCACAACCGGTCTACTTCAAATGATGAATAGAGAAGAGCTCCAAGGAGTAATAGCTCATGAAATATCTCACATCAGAAATAGAGATATACTTTTGATGACGGTTGTTGCAGTTGTTGCAGGACTTATAATTTTACTCAGGGATGTAATGCTAAGAAGTATGTGGTGGGGAATGGGAGAAAGCAGAAGAAGAGATAAAAATGACAATGGAGCTATAATTCTCCTCATTATTGGGCTTATTTTTTCTATTATTGCTCCTCTTATTGTATTAATTATAAGGTCTGCAATTTCAAGACAAAGAGAATATTTGGCAGATGCAACTGGTGCCTATATTGTAAGAGATCCCTATGGTCTTGCATCAGCTCTTGAAAAAATAGGTAGTTATACTAGACCCATGAGAGTTACCTCTGACGCAACAGCTCATTTGTTTATATCAAATCCTTTCGGAAGAGCGGAAAAGTTATTTGCAACTCATCCACCAATTGAAGAGAGAATTAAGAGGTTGAAGAGCCTTACAATGTAA
- a CDS encoding LemA family protein, translating to MIWIILGIVAVIVLWFIMTYNSFINLKNRVENAWAQIDVQLKRRYDLIPNLVNTVKGYAAHEKEIFENLGELRAKAMGAQSVKEVGDTNNQITQALKTIFAVAENYPELKANENFLKLQEELTNTENKIAFARQFYNDIVMQYNAAQQRIPASIVANMMRLTPKEYYPVDEGERGPINVQF from the coding sequence ATGATATGGATAATTTTAGGTATCGTAGCAGTTATAGTTTTGTGGTTTATTATGACTTACAATAGTTTTATTAATTTGAAAAACAGAGTAGAAAATGCTTGGGCGCAAATAGATGTACAGTTAAAGAGAAGATATGACCTTATACCTAACCTTGTGAATACAGTAAAAGGATATGCTGCTCATGAAAAAGAGATTTTTGAAAATTTAGGAGAATTAAGGGCTAAGGCAATGGGAGCTCAATCAGTAAAAGAAGTAGGAGATACTAATAATCAGATTACACAAGCTCTTAAGACAATTTTTGCTGTTGCAGAAAATTATCCAGAATTAAAGGCAAATGAGAATTTTTTAAAACTCCAAGAAGAATTAACTAATACAGAAAATAAAATTGCTTTTGCAAGACAGTTTTATAATGATATAGTCATGCAGTACAATGCAGCACAACAGAGAATCCCTGCTTCTATTGTTGCAAATATGATGAGATTAACACCCAAGGAATATTATCCTGTTGATGAAGGTGAAAGAGGACCTATTAATGTTCAGTTTTGA
- the yfcE gene encoding phosphodiesterase, giving the protein MKIGVISDTHGDYRSWEKAWDFLKDSDIILHAGDVLYHGPRNPIPEGYDPKKLADAVNASPVPILIAEGNCDAYVDQMMLDVPIQTPYVFAFIEGKRFMIQHGHNISDEDIHKLVKKYKLDYFIIGHTHIPLIKKIENCVVINPGSTSLSKREDKINSVGFIEVESGSVHIIDLESGKDILFLE; this is encoded by the coding sequence ATGAAAATTGGTGTTATAAGTGACACTCATGGAGATTATAGGTCATGGGAAAAGGCGTGGGATTTTTTAAAGGATTCGGATATTATTTTACATGCAGGGGATGTATTGTATCATGGACCGCGTAATCCAATTCCCGAAGGATATGACCCGAAAAAACTTGCTGATGCTGTAAATGCCTCTCCCGTTCCAATTTTGATTGCAGAAGGGAATTGTGATGCTTATGTTGACCAAATGATGCTTGATGTACCTATACAAACACCGTATGTCTTTGCTTTCATTGAGGGGAAAAGATTTATGATTCAACATGGCCATAATATTTCTGATGAAGATATACATAAGTTGGTTAAGAAGTATAAATTAGATTATTTTATAATTGGGCACACGCATATTCCTTTAATAAAAAAGATTGAAAATTGTGTGGTGATTAATCCTGGTTCTACATCTCTCAGCAAACGGGAAGATAAGATTAATTCGGTAGGATTTATTGAAGTTGAAAGTGGAAGTGTTCATATAATTGATTTGGAAAGCGGAAAAGATATTTTGTTTTTGGAATGA
- a CDS encoding RtcB family protein, producing MTPYGVEVIQGYTVLKDGINRWRIPKFGKMRVDAVIYVNDTLKELLYEDQSLRQLVNAASLPGVVEPVIGMPDIHEGFGLPIGGVMAIEEKGVISTGAVGYDINCGVRLLKTNLEAAYFNKELLYKLIERIEYYVPTGIGKKGKHKGITRVIFDDVVHRGVEAVIKAGFGKKSDLEYIEEGGKLEGADLSAVSKEAQERGEEQLGTLGGGNHFIEIQRVDSILDEKLARQFGLFKGQIVVMIHTGSRGFGHQIATDYTKILWEAAKKYGIEVPEKGLAAAPIDSKEGKAYYKAMAAAVNFAFSNRQIIMFDVIRAFEDVLKKSEESMGFQLVYDVAHNIAKWEVHGGKRLLVHRKGATRALPAGHSQNPSFYKESGHPALIPGSMGTGSYVVVGTEKAAETFYSVNHGAGRKLSRNKAKKISKEEFEKAMGDVVYNVRSYKDIADESPLAYKDVEEVVSVLEKREITIPVARFVPLAVVKGAD from the coding sequence GTGACTCCCTATGGGGTAGAAGTTATACAGGGGTATACAGTTCTAAAAGATGGGATTAATCGATGGCGAATTCCCAAGTTTGGAAAAATGAGAGTGGATGCTGTAATATATGTGAATGATACGTTAAAAGAGCTTTTATATGAAGACCAGTCTTTAAGGCAGCTTGTCAATGCTGCTAGTCTTCCCGGAGTTGTGGAACCTGTTATAGGTATGCCGGATATCCATGAGGGGTTTGGGCTTCCTATAGGAGGAGTTATGGCAATAGAGGAGAAAGGGGTCATTTCAACTGGAGCAGTAGGGTATGATATTAATTGTGGCGTAAGGCTTTTGAAAACTAATCTTGAAGCAGCGTATTTTAATAAAGAGCTTTTATATAAGCTTATAGAACGGATCGAGTATTATGTTCCTACAGGCATAGGGAAAAAGGGAAAACACAAGGGTATTACACGGGTAATTTTTGATGATGTAGTGCACAGAGGGGTAGAAGCGGTTATTAAAGCTGGTTTTGGAAAAAAATCAGATCTGGAGTATATTGAAGAGGGAGGAAAGCTTGAAGGAGCTGATCTTTCTGCGGTATCAAAGGAAGCACAGGAAAGAGGCGAAGAACAACTTGGCACTTTAGGAGGAGGCAATCACTTCATAGAGATTCAGCGAGTTGATTCTATTTTGGATGAAAAATTGGCAAGACAATTTGGGCTTTTTAAAGGGCAAATTGTCGTTATGATTCACACGGGAAGCCGCGGATTTGGGCATCAGATTGCTACAGATTACACCAAAATCCTTTGGGAAGCGGCGAAAAAATACGGAATTGAGGTTCCTGAAAAGGGACTTGCTGCGGCTCCTATTGATTCGAAAGAGGGCAAAGCGTATTATAAAGCGATGGCAGCTGCAGTGAACTTTGCTTTTTCAAACAGGCAGATAATCATGTTTGATGTGATAAGGGCTTTTGAGGATGTTTTGAAAAAGTCTGAGGAGTCTATGGGGTTCCAACTTGTATATGACGTTGCTCACAATATTGCTAAATGGGAAGTACATGGCGGTAAGAGGCTTCTTGTCCACAGAAAAGGAGCCACAAGGGCTTTACCAGCAGGACATTCTCAGAATCCTTCTTTTTACAAAGAATCAGGACATCCTGCTCTTATTCCCGGTAGTATGGGTACAGGTTCTTATGTGGTGGTTGGCACAGAAAAAGCGGCAGAGACCTTTTATTCTGTAAATCACGGAGCAGGACGAAAGCTTTCACGAAATAAGGCTAAAAAAATCAGTAAAGAGGAATTTGAAAAGGCTATGGGGGATGTAGTATACAATGTTCGGTCTTATAAAGATATCGCTGATGAGTCGCCACTTGCTTACAAAGACGTAGAAGAGGTTGTGTCTGTTCTTGAGAAAAGAGAAATTACTATACCTGTTGCTCGATTTGTGCCTCTTGCAGTTGTAAAAGGCGCAGATTAA
- a CDS encoding IS3 family transposase (programmed frameshift), whose translation MNKRRNFTPEQKAKIVLDVLREEKTLNEIAAEYEIHPNMISRWKAEFVNNAAKVFAKETDELEKVKKSYEKEKEELLKQIGQLSYENAWLKKKNLANSKSREERMKMIDRGDKKLSISRQAELLSINRTSLYYKPVPISDEEYMIKRIIDEVYTAHPEYGYRRMTTILRRDYGILINRKRTRRYMREMGIHGFCPGPNLSKRLHSKYIYPYLLKGLYIDHPNQVWSIDITYCRMKRGFMYLVAIIDWYSRYIVGYGLSNTLEHTFVIDTLKKAIKRHGAPEIINSDQGSQFTCEDYINLLKENKIKISMDSKGRALDNHRIERFFRSYKWEKLYLEDCETGHQLRKITQEYIEYYNNKRPHQSLGNRTPSEYYYGKSNILVQAG comes from the exons ATGAATAAGAGAAGAAATTTTACACCAGAACAAAAAGCAAAAATTGTATTAGATGTATTACGAGAAGAAAAAACGCTTAATGAAATTGCTGCTGAATATGAAATACATCCGAATATGATTAGTCGCTGGAAAGCAGAATTTGTCAATAATGCAGCAAAGGTATTTGCCAAAGAAACCGACGAGTTAGAAAAGGTCAAAAAATCATATGAAAAGGAGAAGGAGGAATTATTGAAACAAATAGGGCAGCTCTCTTATGAGAATGCCTGGCTTAA AAAAAAAAATCTGGCCAATTCTAAATCTCGTGAGGAACGCATGAAAATGATTGATAGGGGTGATAAAAAGCTTAGTATTAGCAGACAGGCTGAGCTCTTAAGCATTAATCGCACAAGTCTTTATTACAAGCCTGTGCCAATAAGCGATGAAGAGTACATGATTAAGCGTATCATTGATGAGGTCTATACAGCCCATCCCGAATATGGATATCGCAGAATGACAACTATACTAAGGAGGGATTATGGAATTCTTATCAACCGTAAAAGGACTCGCCGTTACATGCGGGAGATGGGCATACACGGATTTTGCCCTGGACCAAATCTTAGTAAGAGACTGCATAGCAAATACATCTATCCATACTTATTGAAAGGACTATACATTGATCATCCTAATCAAGTATGGTCAATAGATATAACATATTGTCGGATGAAACGAGGTTTTATGTACTTAGTAGCCATTATAGACTGGTATTCCAGGTATATTGTAGGATATGGGCTGTCTAATACACTTGAACATACATTCGTCATTGATACACTCAAAAAAGCCATAAAGCGGCATGGAGCACCAGAAATCATAAACAGTGATCAAGGTTCACAATTTACATGTGAAGACTATATAAACTTGCTGAAAGAAAATAAGATAAAAATATCTATGGATAGTAAAGGTAGAGCATTGGACAATCATCGTATAGAGCGATTTTTCAGGAGCTATAAGTGGGAGAAACTCTACCTGGAAGACTGTGAAACTGGGCATCAGCTAAGAAAAATAACACAAGAGTATATTGAATACTACAACAACAAGAGACCACACCAGTCATTAGGGAATAGAACACCTTCTGAATATTACTACGGAAAATCTAATATTCTTGTGCAAGCTGGTTAA
- a CDS encoding putative toxin-antitoxin system toxin component, PIN family, producing the protein MKKIKVVIDTNIFISAFLGSKNAKFLMKEIFNDEYILIMSAEQLLEIKEVLNRPKFKKYISKSEIDALIELLSLKIVEPVIYQKITDCRDEKDNMILEEAVYGNADYIITGDDDLLVLNPYRWIKIVELRSFLKEMYDL; encoded by the coding sequence ATGAAAAAAATTAAAGTAGTTATTGATACAAATATTTTTATTAGTGCTTTTCTAGGAAGTAAAAATGCAAAATTTTTAATGAAAGAAATTTTTAACGATGAATATATACTCATAATGTCAGCTGAACAATTGCTAGAAATAAAAGAAGTATTGAATCGACCTAAGTTTAAAAAGTATATTTCTAAGTCAGAAATTGATGCACTTATTGAATTGCTTTCTTTGAAAATAGTTGAGCCTGTTATATATCAAAAAATCACAGATTGTAGAGATGAAAAAGACAATATGATTCTTGAAGAAGCTGTATATGGAAATGCAGACTATATAATAACTGGTGATGATGATTTGCTTGTATTAAATCCTTATAGATGGATAAAGATTGTTGAACTAAGAAGTTTCTTAAAAGAAATGTATGATTTATAA
- a CDS encoding nucleotidyltransferase family protein, whose protein sequence is MSITDEEKKKIRENWRLKSEKEKEMLEIRKKDALDKAYKIAKFLKEKYNVSKVVLYGSLARGFDFWEFSDIDIFVDDWDDDKFNYWTMFVEIENIARPYKVSIVTQRDATEALLKEIEKEGREIG, encoded by the coding sequence ATGAGTATCACTGATGAAGAAAAAAAGAAAATACGTGAAAATTGGCGGTTAAAGAGTGAAAAAGAGAAAGAAATGCTAGAAATACGAAAAAAGGATGCATTAGATAAAGCGTATAAGATTGCTAAATTTTTGAAAGAAAAATATAATGTGAGTAAAGTTGTCTTGTATGGATCACTGGCAAGGGGATTTGATTTTTGGGAATTTTCGGATATTGATATTTTTGTAGATGATTGGGATGATGATAAGTTTAACTACTGGACAATGTTTGTTGAGATAGAGAATATTGCAAGGCCTTATAAAGTGAGTATAGTTACACAACGAGATGCTACGGAGGCTTTGTTAAAGGAAATAGAGAAAGAGGGGAGGGAAATAGGGTAG
- a CDS encoding ribonuclease toxin HepT-like protein yields the protein MDVGKVKVISARLKMELENIQKLYDTLKTKDMFDKKTLKQKLTDDFVLRAIGSIFHDFYTAVENMFKIVAKNIDGFMPSGAEWHLELLEQMSMPIEGERPAFINTDTKLLLNEFRGFRHIFRNIYGFNLMPERIARLLDIFPEAVDNLKKDVGKFINDMESIIKEE from the coding sequence GTGGATGTGGGTAAGGTAAAAGTTATTTCAGCAAGACTCAAAATGGAACTTGAGAATATACAAAAATTGTATGATACTTTAAAGACGAAAGATATGTTTGACAAAAAAACTTTGAAACAAAAACTGACTGATGATTTTGTGTTAAGAGCTATTGGCTCTATTTTCCATGATTTTTATACTGCTGTTGAAAATATGTTTAAAATTGTTGCAAAAAATATAGATGGTTTTATGCCATCTGGAGCTGAATGGCATTTAGAATTACTTGAACAAATGTCTATGCCGATAGAAGGGGAAAGACCAGCTTTTATAAATACAGATACTAAATTATTGCTTAATGAATTTAGGGGATTTAGACATATTTTTAGAAATATTTATGGATTTAATCTTATGCCCGAACGAATAGCAAGATTGTTAGATATTTTTCCAGAAGCTGTGGATAATCTAAAAAAAGATGTTGGGAAATTTATCAATGATATGGAATCTATTATAAAAGAGGAGTGA
- a CDS encoding phenylpyruvate tautomerase MIF-related protein, with amino-acid sequence MPIVNLITKEKIAPENKEVLKKEFADVMYEVAGKSENWLMVRFTEEEDIFFHGQPLEEGGIVEIKLVGKLQRGQKEEISKRICDVLNKVLGYRKDNIYIVIQEVEGQNWGYNGSTF; translated from the coding sequence ATGCCAATTGTAAATTTAATTACAAAAGAAAAGATTGCACCAGAAAATAAGGAAGTTTTAAAGAAAGAATTTGCCGATGTGATGTATGAAGTTGCAGGAAAAAGTGAAAATTGGCTTATGGTAAGATTTACTGAAGAAGAGGATATATTTTTCCATGGACAACCTCTTGAAGAGGGTGGCATTGTAGAGATAAAGCTTGTTGGCAAACTTCAAAGGGGACAAAAGGAAGAAATATCAAAAAGGATTTGTGATGTTTTAAATAAGGTTTTGGGTTATAGAAAAGACAACATTTATATAGTTATCCAAGAGGTAGAAGGACAGAATTGGGGTTATAATGGAAGCACTTTTTAA
- a CDS encoding TIGR02677 family protein — translation MEDKLDLNVIKPIEEVKYLSAENASRYRLIMRYFYEQYQKFKYWLYKEDVYEYVSQFDVFSDYTMEKCEQDLKALTEWKNLIATQDTSKASTIDEFKNKKFRYQLSPYSIEIERMTIRLESIVGYGGSLQPSLFERIYRNLIKINEMAKKEDLQEINRWWEDLNTDFENIYHNATDYIASLQSSNADELMKSEQFIIYKDKLIEYLRDFIKDLQRFSVAIESFLKKVSPQIVNSVVDKLCQYEMSIPRIDRVLNEEEVKEDLMDKWNNISFWFTGHNFEDSEAVRLLNISNEIIRKITMYAARIAENRMKAASRKNEYIALSKMFAKAGSIKEAHLLSAAVFGCFYTRHIKGDFERKTESVNQSVWEEPPFKVIIKPKTRSYSNYVKTNAIIDKSADKTEMLMDYLNQKNIEDEIIASCIVGNRIRIKDLPVVKPFVRATILKWIGKAMARNSFTGKTEDGRTYRLHMPKNGERAILKCTDGNLDMPDIVIEFVD, via the coding sequence ATGGAAGATAAACTTGATTTGAATGTGATAAAACCGATTGAAGAGGTAAAGTATTTGTCTGCGGAAAATGCTTCGCGATATCGCCTCATCATGAGGTATTTTTATGAACAGTACCAGAAATTTAAATATTGGCTGTACAAAGAGGATGTATATGAATATGTAAGTCAATTTGATGTGTTTTCCGACTATACAATGGAAAAATGTGAGCAGGACTTAAAAGCACTTACTGAATGGAAAAACCTTATTGCGACACAAGATACCAGTAAAGCTTCTACGATTGACGAATTTAAAAACAAAAAATTCAGGTATCAGCTGAGTCCATATTCTATTGAGATAGAAAGAATGACCATAAGGCTGGAAAGCATCGTTGGTTATGGTGGGTCACTACAGCCGTCTTTATTTGAAAGGATTTACCGCAATTTAATAAAGATAAATGAAATGGCTAAAAAAGAGGATTTACAGGAAATAAACAGGTGGTGGGAAGACCTCAATACCGACTTTGAAAATATATATCACAATGCGACAGATTACATTGCAAGTCTTCAAAGCTCTAACGCTGATGAACTTATGAAGTCAGAGCAGTTTATAATTTACAAAGACAAACTTATAGAATATTTAAGAGATTTTATAAAAGACCTTCAGAGGTTTTCTGTTGCCATAGAGAGCTTTTTGAAAAAGGTGAGTCCGCAGATTGTCAATTCCGTTGTAGATAAGTTATGCCAATATGAAATGAGTATCCCAAGAATTGACAGGGTTTTAAATGAAGAGGAAGTAAAAGAAGATTTGATGGATAAGTGGAATAACATATCTTTTTGGTTTACAGGTCATAATTTTGAAGACAGCGAGGCAGTAAGGCTTCTTAATATATCAAATGAAATAATCAGAAAAATAACAATGTATGCGGCGAGAATAGCTGAAAACAGAATGAAAGCTGCCAGCAGAAAGAATGAATATATTGCTCTTTCTAAAATGTTTGCAAAAGCAGGTAGTATAAAAGAAGCACACCTTTTGTCTGCGGCGGTTTTCGGTTGCTTTTACACAAGGCACATAAAAGGTGATTTTGAAAGAAAGACAGAAAGTGTAAACCAGAGCGTGTGGGAAGAACCGCCCTTTAAAGTGATTATAAAGCCAAAAACAAGGAGCTACAGTAATTATGTTAAGACAAATGCGATTATTGATAAAAGTGCTGACAAGACGGAGATGCTGATGGACTATCTCAATCAGAAAAATATAGAAGATGAAATAATAGCAAGTTGCATTGTTGGCAATAGAATAAGGATAAAGGATTTACCTGTTGTAAAACCTTTTGTGAGGGCAACGATACTTAAATGGATAGGAAAAGCGATGGCAAGAAATAGTTTTACAGGAAAGACAGAAGATGGAAGAACATACAGGCTTCATATGCCAAAGAATGGTGAGAGGGCAATACTAAAATGCACAGATGGTAATCTTGATATGCCTGATATTGTAATTGAGTTTGTTGATTGA